The proteins below come from a single Ictalurus furcatus strain D&B chromosome 27, Billie_1.0, whole genome shotgun sequence genomic window:
- the hrh3 gene encoding histamine H3 receptor has protein sequence MQSSLFAVGHSFGLPTPVSSVWKPSADAPLALLLSNWSAPDRANGTADALEHRRRAQSYGQFSQSAAVLVTALMTLLVFATVLGNALVILAFVVEKSLRTQGNFFFLNLAIADFLVGGFCIPVYIPYVLTGEWRLGRGLCKLWLVVDYMLCTASVFNIVLISFDRFLSVTRAVSYRCQKGVTREAVLKMLCVWLAAFLLYGPAIISWEHIAGKSVVPHGECYAEFYFNWYFLMTASTVEFFTPFISVTYFNLSIYINIRNRCVLREERSTCAPLRNGRTGEAKPFCATDVQRVFFVRPAEESSVVENSNSRSRCCRLSNATVSGTDSENAGRTTKRRMSTIPDLPPLQVGDVVNETGFNCAGHSCGSQRNRTDVSASLASRFRLSRDKKVAKSLAVIVCVFGLCWAPYTLLMIIRAACHGQCVQHYLYEISFWLLWINSSINPVLYPLCHTSFRRAFSKLLCPSKIKIQPQYMDQKY, from the exons ATGCAGTCCTCGCTGTTCGCCGTGGGTCACAGTTTCGGGCTCCCGACGCCCGTGTCCTCCGTCTGGAAGCCGTCTGCGGACGCGCCGCTCGCGCTGCTGCTCTCCAACTGGTCCGCGCCCGACAGAGCCAACGGCACCGCGGACGCGCTGGAGCACCGGCGGCGCGCGCAGTCGTACGGCCAGTTCTCGCAGAGCGCCGCGGTGCTCGTGACCGCGCTCATGACTCTCCTGGTGTTCGCCACCGTGCTCGGGAACGCGCTCGTCATCCTGGCGTTCGTGGTGGAGAAAAGTTTGCGCACCCAAGGCAACTTTTTCTTCCTCAATCTGGCCATCGCGGACTTTCTGGTCG GTGGGTTCTGTATCCCGGTGTATATTCCCTACGTGCTGACGGGGGAGTGGAGGCTGGGCAGAGGTCTGTGTAAGCTGTGGCTGGTGGTGGACTACATGCTGTGTACGGCGTCGGTCTTCAACATCGTGCTCATCAGCTTCGACAGGTTCCTCTCCGTCACCAGAGCC GTGAGCTACCGCTGCCAAAAGGGCGTGACCCGCGAGGCCGTGTTGAAGATGCTGTGCGTCTGGTTGGCCGCTTTCCTGCTCTACGGGCCGGCCATCATCAGCTGGGAGCACATCGCCGGGAAGAGCGTGGTCCCTCACGGCGAGTGCTACGCCGAGTTCTACTTCAACTGGTACTTCCTGATGACCGCCTCCACTGTCGAGTTCTTCACGCCTTTTATAAGCGTCACCTACTTCAACCTCAGCATCTACATCAACATCCGAAACCGCTGCGTGCTCCGAGAAGAGCGCTCCACCTGCGCGCCCCTCAGGAACGGGAGGACCGGAGAAGCCAAGCCGTTCTGCGCGACCGACGTCCAGCGTGTCTTTTTCGTCAGGCCCGCCGAAGAGAGCAGCGTCGTCGAGAACTCGAATTCCAGGTCACGGTGTTGTCGGCTGTCCAACGCTACAGTGTCGGGAACCGATTCTGAAAACGCCGGACGGACGACCAAGAGGAGGATGAGCACGATTCCGGATCTTCCGCCTCTGCAGGTTGGGGACGTGGTGAACGAGACGGGTTTTAACTGCGCTGGACATTCGTGCGGGTCACAGAGGAACCGAACGGACGTTTCGGCAAGTCTCGCCAGCCGCTTTCGCCTCTCCAGGGACAAAAAGGTGGCCAAGTCTCTGGCCGTGATCGTGTGCGTGTTCGGCCTGTGCTGGGCTCCGTACACACTCCTGATGATCATCCGGGCCGCCTGTCACGGCCAGTGCGTGCAGCACTACCTCTACGAGATCTCTTTCTGGCTTCTGTGGATTAATTCGTCCATCAACCCCGTGCTTTATCCGCTCTGCCACACCAGCTTCAGGAGGGCGTTCAGTAAACTGTTGTGTCCGAGTAAAATAAAGATCCAGCCGCAGTACATGGACCAAAAATACTAA